In Amycolatopsis methanolica 239, a single genomic region encodes these proteins:
- a CDS encoding pyridoxamine 5'-phosphate oxidase family protein, with the protein MSDSALTPDDLEFLRRPLHGFPTVAAGPVPPQPRPVWFEATDVGTIQLCTTPDSPKVRQLRRDPRASIVVAAPVGERERWVSVAGRVTLEPDGAQELSARLAARYWDLDDPARAADLAGIEAEEQVRIVIRPDTVRRYHY; encoded by the coding sequence ATGAGCGACAGTGCGCTGACTCCCGACGACCTTGAGTTCCTCCGCCGTCCCCTGCACGGATTCCCGACCGTGGCCGCGGGTCCGGTCCCGCCGCAGCCGCGGCCGGTGTGGTTCGAGGCCACCGACGTCGGCACGATCCAGCTGTGCACCACCCCGGACTCGCCCAAGGTGCGGCAACTGCGCCGCGATCCACGCGCCTCGATCGTCGTCGCCGCGCCGGTCGGTGAGCGCGAACGCTGGGTGTCGGTCGCCGGCCGGGTCACGCTGGAACCGGATGGCGCACAGGAACTGAGCGCCCGCCTGGCCGCCCGCTACTGGGACCTCGACGACCCGGCCCGTGCCGCGGACCTCGCCGGGATCGAGGCCGAGGAGCAGGTCCGCATCGTCATCCGCCCGGATACCGTGCGCCGCTACCACTACTGA
- the metX gene encoding homoserine O-acetyltransferase MetX, whose product MDLLPATGAWREGDPPGRRQWAAGGQLRLDAGGSLPEYRIAYETWGTLNSDGSNAVLIEHALTGDSHAAGEAGPGHPTPGWWDGLIGPGRALDTDELFVVVPNVLGGCQGSTGPSSPDPDGRTWGSRFPRITIRDQVRAEAVVADELGVERWAAVLGGSMGGMRALEWAATFPSRVAALLVLAAPAASSADQIAWAAPQLHAITSDPGWRGGDYHDAPPGEGPHRGLGVARRIAHVTYRSSLELDQRFGRSPQGDEDPFDDGRYAVESYLDHHAGKLVRRFDAASYVWLTRSMNTHDVGRDRGGVGAALAGVTARSVIAGVDSDRLYPMRQAHELAAGIPGAGEAAEITSPYGHDSFLIEVAQVSALVKALLH is encoded by the coding sequence GTGGATCTCCTGCCTGCGACGGGTGCGTGGCGGGAGGGGGACCCACCGGGGCGGCGGCAGTGGGCCGCCGGCGGACAGCTGCGGCTGGACGCCGGCGGCTCGCTGCCGGAGTACCGGATCGCGTACGAGACGTGGGGCACGCTGAACTCAGATGGCTCCAACGCGGTCCTGATCGAGCACGCCCTCACCGGCGACAGCCACGCCGCCGGTGAGGCCGGGCCGGGGCACCCCACGCCGGGCTGGTGGGACGGCCTGATCGGGCCCGGCCGCGCGCTGGACACCGACGAGCTGTTCGTCGTGGTGCCCAACGTGCTCGGCGGCTGCCAGGGTTCGACCGGTCCCTCGTCGCCGGACCCGGACGGCCGGACGTGGGGGAGCCGGTTCCCGCGAATCACGATCCGCGACCAGGTCCGGGCGGAGGCCGTGGTGGCCGACGAGCTGGGTGTCGAGCGGTGGGCCGCGGTGCTCGGCGGGTCGATGGGCGGCATGCGGGCGCTGGAGTGGGCGGCGACGTTCCCGTCCCGGGTCGCGGCGTTGCTGGTGCTCGCCGCGCCTGCCGCGTCATCGGCCGACCAGATCGCGTGGGCCGCGCCGCAGCTGCACGCGATCACGTCGGACCCGGGTTGGCGCGGCGGCGATTACCACGACGCGCCGCCGGGCGAGGGGCCGCACCGCGGGCTGGGCGTCGCGCGGCGGATCGCGCACGTGACCTACCGCAGCTCACTCGAACTCGACCAGCGGTTCGGCCGGTCGCCGCAGGGTGACGAGGACCCGTTCGACGACGGCCGGTACGCCGTGGAGTCCTACCTCGACCACCACGCGGGCAAGCTGGTGCGCCGCTTCGACGCGGCGTCCTACGTGTGGCTCACGCGGTCGATGAACACGCACGACGTGGGTCGCGACCGCGGTGGCGTCGGCGCGGCGCTGGCCGGGGTGACCGCGCGCAGCGTGATCGCGGGCGTCGATTCCGACCGCCTCTACCCGATGCGGCAGGCGCACGAGCTGGCGGCGGGGATCCCGGGTGCGGGCGAGGCCGCGGAGATCACTTCGCCGTACGGGCACGACTCGTTCCTGATCGAGGTCGCGCAGGTGTCGGCGCTGGTGAAGGCGCTGCTGCACTGA
- a CDS encoding bifunctional o-acetylhomoserine/o-acetylserine sulfhydrylase translates to MTESHAWSFETKQIHAGASPDPATGARATPIYQTTSYVFRDSQHGADLFSLAEPGNIYTRIMNPTQDVLEQRLAALEGGVAALAFASGSAATTAAILNVANAGDHIVSGAKLYGGTYNLFRYTLPKLGVEVSFVEQQDDPEQWRAAVRPNTKAFFGETLANPGSDVLDIRTIADLAHEVGVPLIVDNTIPTPYLLRPIEHGADVVVHSATKYLGGHGTTVAGVLVDGGTFDFGAHGDRFPGFTEPDPSYHGLKYWEALGPGAYAAKARVQLLRDTGAAIAPLNSFLILQGIETLSLRVERHVSNAKALAEWLEQRDEVERVYYASLPSSPHYDLAQKYLPQGAGAVLSFDLRGGVEAGRKFVDGTELHSQLVNIGDVRSLIVHPASTTHSQLTPEEQLASGVTPGLVRLAVGLEGLEDLKADLEAGFRAAKAVL, encoded by the coding sequence ATGACCGAGTCGCACGCCTGGTCCTTCGAGACCAAGCAGATCCACGCCGGCGCGAGCCCCGACCCGGCCACGGGCGCCCGCGCGACCCCGATCTACCAGACGACGTCGTACGTCTTCCGCGACAGCCAGCACGGCGCCGACCTGTTCAGCCTCGCCGAGCCGGGCAACATCTACACCCGGATCATGAACCCGACCCAGGATGTGCTCGAGCAGCGCCTCGCCGCGCTCGAAGGCGGCGTCGCCGCACTGGCCTTCGCGTCCGGTTCCGCGGCCACCACGGCGGCGATCCTGAACGTCGCCAACGCCGGTGACCACATCGTGTCCGGCGCGAAGCTGTACGGCGGCACCTACAACCTCTTCCGCTACACGCTGCCGAAGCTGGGTGTCGAGGTGTCGTTCGTCGAGCAGCAGGACGACCCGGAGCAGTGGCGGGCCGCCGTCCGCCCGAACACCAAGGCGTTCTTCGGCGAGACGCTCGCCAACCCGGGCAGTGACGTCCTGGACATCCGGACGATCGCCGACCTGGCGCACGAGGTGGGCGTGCCGCTGATCGTGGACAACACCATCCCGACGCCGTACCTGCTGCGCCCGATCGAGCACGGTGCGGACGTCGTCGTCCACTCGGCCACGAAGTACCTCGGCGGCCACGGCACCACGGTCGCGGGCGTGCTGGTCGACGGCGGCACCTTCGACTTCGGCGCGCACGGTGACCGCTTCCCCGGCTTCACCGAGCCCGACCCCAGCTACCACGGCCTCAAGTACTGGGAAGCCCTCGGCCCCGGCGCGTACGCGGCGAAGGCCCGCGTCCAGCTGCTGCGCGACACCGGCGCGGCGATCGCGCCGCTCAACAGCTTCCTGATCCTGCAGGGCATCGAGACGCTGTCGCTGCGCGTCGAGCGGCACGTCAGCAACGCGAAGGCGCTGGCCGAGTGGCTGGAGCAGCGCGACGAGGTCGAGCGCGTCTACTACGCGAGCCTGCCGTCGAGCCCGCACTACGACCTGGCGCAGAAGTACCTGCCGCAGGGCGCCGGTGCGGTGCTGTCGTTCGACCTGCGTGGCGGCGTCGAGGCCGGGCGGAAGTTCGTCGATGGCACCGAGCTGCACAGCCAGCTGGTTAACATCGGTGACGTGCGCAGCCTCATCGTCCACCCCGCCAGCACCACCCACAGCCAGCTCACCCCCGAGGAGCAGCTCGCCAGCGGCGTCACGCCGGGCCTGGTGCGGCTCGCCGTGGGGCTGGAGGGCCTGGAGGACCTCAAGGCCGACCTTGAGGCCGGGTTCCGGGCGGCGAAGGCGGTCCTGTGA
- the rdmE gene encoding aklavinone 12-hydroxylase RdmE produces MERADVLVVGAGLAGLSASVFLALGGVDVLTVERHPGTSLHPRASGQTPRTMELYRFAGIDRKVLGVSERASQGLRITVAASLSGPVFHRIVEDLGEVDLSAATAAPWGMAGQDVVEPILLERAREAGADVRFSTELVSFTQDDDGVTAVLRSRTGSETTVRASYLVAADGGRSRIREALGIGTSGLGAIAQSIGVVFDADLGDRLLPGVTDLFYLQHAEFTGALVNTDVPGRYVCAVDIGPGETADDFPEERLVHLIRGATDLPDLEPKIQWTGAWEMAARVADRFAAGRVFLVGDAAKVTPPTGGMGGNTAVGDGHDIAWKLTAVLRGDAGPGLLDSYEAERRPIAEMVVSTSLHNAKERMMPDLDLTGVAPPVDQLALTLGFRYRSGAVLTEDDDLLENPVEPSGRPGFRAPHVPTATGSTWDFLGHGWVVFGTGGWRDAVAEVRAETGIALEYRECGADFDDPDGVFRARFGLGDGGASLVRPDGIVAWRCPGGAADPAATLWDVLARVLSR; encoded by the coding sequence ATGGAACGAGCCGACGTCCTGGTCGTGGGGGCCGGACTGGCTGGCCTGTCCGCGAGCGTGTTCCTGGCGCTCGGCGGCGTGGACGTGCTGACGGTGGAACGGCATCCGGGCACGTCGCTGCACCCGCGGGCGTCCGGGCAGACGCCGCGGACGATGGAGCTGTACCGGTTCGCCGGGATCGATCGAAAGGTGCTCGGCGTCAGCGAGCGCGCCTCTCAGGGGCTGCGGATCACGGTCGCCGCGAGCCTGAGCGGGCCGGTGTTCCACCGGATCGTGGAGGACCTCGGGGAGGTCGACCTGAGCGCGGCGACCGCGGCGCCGTGGGGAATGGCGGGGCAGGACGTGGTCGAGCCGATCCTGCTGGAGCGGGCCCGCGAGGCGGGCGCGGACGTGCGGTTCTCGACGGAACTGGTGTCGTTCACGCAGGACGACGACGGGGTGACCGCCGTGCTGCGCTCGCGGACCGGCTCGGAGACGACCGTGCGGGCGTCGTACCTGGTGGCCGCCGACGGCGGGCGGAGCCGGATCCGGGAGGCGCTCGGGATCGGGACATCCGGGCTCGGCGCGATCGCGCAATCGATCGGGGTGGTGTTCGACGCCGATCTCGGCGACCGGCTGCTGCCCGGCGTGACCGACCTGTTCTACCTGCAGCACGCGGAGTTCACCGGCGCACTGGTCAACACCGACGTGCCCGGCCGGTACGTGTGCGCGGTGGACATCGGGCCGGGCGAGACGGCCGACGACTTCCCGGAGGAGCGGCTGGTCCACCTGATCCGGGGGGCCACCGATCTGCCGGACCTGGAGCCGAAGATCCAGTGGACGGGCGCGTGGGAGATGGCGGCGCGGGTCGCCGACCGGTTCGCGGCGGGCCGGGTGTTCCTGGTCGGCGACGCCGCCAAGGTCACGCCGCCCACCGGCGGCATGGGCGGGAACACCGCGGTCGGCGACGGCCACGACATCGCGTGGAAGCTGACGGCGGTGCTCCGCGGCGACGCCGGGCCGGGACTGCTCGACAGCTACGAAGCCGAGCGCAGGCCGATCGCGGAGATGGTGGTCAGCACTTCGCTGCACAACGCGAAGGAGCGGATGATGCCGGACCTCGACCTGACCGGGGTGGCCCCGCCGGTCGACCAGCTCGCGCTCACGCTGGGATTCCGATACCGCTCGGGCGCGGTGCTGACCGAGGACGACGACCTGCTGGAGAACCCGGTGGAGCCGTCCGGCCGTCCCGGGTTCCGCGCGCCGCACGTGCCCACCGCGACCGGGTCCACCTGGGACTTCCTCGGCCACGGCTGGGTCGTCTTCGGCACCGGCGGCTGGCGCGACGCGGTCGCCGAGGTGCGCGCGGAGACGGGCATCGCGTTGGAGTACCGGGAGTGCGGCGCCGATTTCGACGACCCCGACGGCGTGTTCCGCGCGCGGTTCGGGTTGGGCGACGGCGGCGCCAGCCTGGTGCGGCCGGACGGGATCGTGGCGTGGCGGTGCCCCGGGGGTGCCGCCGACCCGGCCGCCACGTTGTGGGACGTGCTGGCCAGGGTGCTGAGCAGGTAG